The following DNA comes from Triticum aestivum cultivar Chinese Spring chromosome 3D, IWGSC CS RefSeq v2.1, whole genome shotgun sequence.
CGGCGTTTTGGACGATCCAGGGGTGCTCCAGAACCTTATGGAGGGGCAGGCGATGAGCTGAATTCTTCACAAGCATCTGCAACAAGCCCAGAACAAACAGACCATTTGTAAGACAGACATTCAGCACAGGACACGTCACATAAACTAGAACTATTTCTTGTTGTAATCATGATCAGAAATCAGGTACCTGTGAAATGAGGTCCTTTGCAGCAGGAGATACAAACGGTTTGGACGGGAACTTCAGGTCCACTTTTACTATCCTGTATTTTGAACAAGGCAGTTTGAGAGACAGCAGTTGCTTATAATGGTGCGAAGGGAGCTAAGTAGAGTTGCTGAATCATGAAGATTTAAACATGTGACCCAATCGAAACAACTTATGGTGCAATGCTGCAAATGTGGTACTATCACTGCTGATGCATACACGAAACCATGAACCTAAAAAAAGCATGCCTAGCCAGCCCTGATCAATGCAACTGTGTGTGTTTCATGTAGAAGTAGAAGCACCACCCGTAGTTCAAGAGTACGCTTGTAGAGGAAAATGTACAAACGCTGAAAAGACTACTTTGGACAGAAAATATATGCAAGGCACTAACGTTTGCAAGAGCGTCGAATCAAGAGATGCAAATCGCGAAGGTCATAGTAAAATCAGTTCGTTCACCACGAGTTACCTTCGATACGTCTCAGAGTGTTCTTTGGCTTCAAAAGGTGGGAGCCCATAAAGGAATTCATAACATAGGATGCCCAAGCTCCATATGTCTACATGGTAATCGTGCTCTGTCTTCTCCACTGGACAAATCGCAAATTTGAGAGGCAAGTATACTAGAAAATTTCTGGTATTCTATTTCACCACGAATCAGTTGTGACACTGAAGTAAATGAAAAGGAAAGTACCCATTTCAGGAGGCAGATAATCTAGAGTCCCACACATTGTCCTTCTTCGGTTGAAGGTATGAACAGACCAGCCAAAGTCTGCAATCTTCAACTCTCCCTGTCATGAAAAGCATATACCTATGTAAGCACCAGAGATCATACTGTTCCAGATCATAAAAATCGAAGGAAAGTAGAGCAAATACCTGTAGTCCAACTAAAAGGTTTTCCGGTTTAATATCTCGATGTATCACATGCTTCCCATGAAGATAGATGAGGGCACGGGCCAATGAAGCAATGTACTGAAAAGAAAAAACAAGGGAAGTTCAGGTATAATACTTTTGAATACTGGGTAGATGATACATTTACCACGAACACATTCAGAGCATATACTTACAGTTGCCGAGCGTCTTTCAGAAAAATGCTTGCATCTCTGCAACTCCTTGTACAGCTCTCCTTTTGCGGCATGTTCCAAGATTAGGTAAACACGGGTCTGCAAAATGGATATGGAACTGATGATCAGACGAGGGTCAAATGAAAGCAATAATGATTCTCCGTGGCCAATCTGTACCTGATCATAAAAATACCCATATAGGCGAAGAATATTGGGGTGTCTAAGGTGACTCTGTATCTCCACTTCGCGCCGTAACTGATGCTCCACCTGGGATTGTTTTAGTTGGCTCTTGAAAAGAACTTTCAAAGCCACAATATGACTACTCTGTTTCCATGGAAAGAAACTAGTGTAAGACTTCGTTGATTACTCGAGTATTAACAATTCCACTCCTGCCATCTGAGTGTATATAACACCAAACAACAATTTCTACTACTATGAAGGAAAAGTATTCATGAAACTCATAACTTTCTATGCATGGCATCAAAATTTCTGCAAAGGAGCTAGACACTTACAAACAAAAGTCAAAAGTAGAGAAAAGAGATGGTAGATATAATAAGCTTCTGGACTCAGTTGGCTGTTGAAAAAAACTTTCAAAGACACAATCTGACTACTCTGTTTCCATGGAAAGAAAATACTGTAAGACTTCGTTGATTACTCGAGTATTAACAATTCCAGACTCCTGCCACCTTCAGTATATATAACACCAAACAACCAATTTGTACTAATGAATGAAAAGTGTCCGTGAAACTTAACTTACTACGCATAGACATTTAGTAGGGAAAACAGATGGTAGATACAATAAGCTTCTGGACTCGGAACATATGCAGTGTAGATGACAGTGTCATTCAATGCTATATTTAGTAGCAGAACAAATAGATCTGAGCTCTAATAATTAAACATCAGCTATACTTGTTATCTAATCAGCTCGGCAAAACATAAATTCCTTCACTCAAAATAAGATACTGGATTATTTGAGATTAGCTATAGTGTAGTTACCCTCTTTTCTCTGGCCAAGTAGACATGGCCAAACTTGCCCCTGCCAAGTGCCTTCCCAACATCAAAGTCAGACAACACCCACCGCTTCTCCTCCTGAGAATGCTGCGAAGGCTGCAGAGAGGCAACAAAAATACACCGTTATTGCTCCACTTCACCGGAAGAGTGGCATACTCATGAAGCCCAGGTTGACCAAACAATATATATTACCCACAAGATGCATCTTTTAACCATGTAGTATAAACAAACCATTACAAGAGCTGATAATTTAGGGCTGCACAGATCGAGGGGAAAACTAAGCATATGCCAAAAATCGATGGGTTTGTTCGCTTTACTGAGCCCAAAATATAATCTTGGGCCAACCAAGAAGGGAATAGGACCCGGACCATTTCAACGCCTGACATCAGCTAGCAAACCCTAACCACTAGCCGACCCAGAAACGCCAGGGGGAAGCAGAAGAGAACAAATCGCCAACTAAATCCGGCGCTAGAGCACGAGCGGGCAGCCACCCCGGGAACAACCGGGCGTCGAGTCCCAAGAATCCGCCGCCGCGCGCCACGGGAGAGCCTGGATCGCGCGCAGGAGACGCGGAGGTGAGATCCGGGAAGGGGAGGCGGGGGAGGGGCGACGGTGAGCACGCGTACCTTCTCCTCGCCGCGCGAATCGGTGGAGATCGCCATGGCAGCCCGGCTGCGGAGCGGAGGAGCGGAGGGGGGCGCGGGGGGGAGGAGCGGCCGAGCGGGGCAGGGCGGAGTTTGGAATTGGGGAAAGATCCGGATCGCGGATTTTGGAGGTTTAAAGGCTCTtgcggaggcagaggcagcggcCTCAACGGTCGGATTATTTTGCCCTGCTGGCCTGGCCGAGTGCGTGCGTGCCACTCACGTGCGCGGTCGAGAGCCGTTCGATTGCGTTGACAGAGGTTAGAATGGGCTTTGGGCTCGGCCCCGTAATTGAGAAATTGAAACGGGCTCGTGTGCGCAATTGGCGTGGATGGGCTGGGATGCTGGGCCTCATTGCTTTTGGAAAATCAAAACACCTCCTAATTTGCATGCTTTCTTGTGGCTGATCTTCAACAATAAAGTTTTAACTAGAGATAACCTGTCCAAGCGTCGCCATGTGGATGACCCTTACTTGTGTGTTCTgtaatgaaaaaaagaagaagaatatgTTGGGTATCTATTCTTTGATTGTGTTGTTGCTTCTAACGTGGGGAAGATCATCGAGGAGGTTTTGGACATTTCGGTCCCATACTCTTGGATGACCTTTCAAAGCATTGGAAAAATAAGAAGAATGATGTTTTTGAATGCTGCCTCTCATGGACCATGCGAAATGATCTTGTTTTCGGGGAAGGGGTTGGCGGAGTCTAAAGTGCGTCCTGGATCGAGTGAGCTCGCTACTGTATCAATGGAAGGTACTATGTGCCGATGCTCATGGTGCACTCCTACTTCACTCCCTGATGCTCCTCGATCATCATCGTGGAGAGCTTGTAAGGATAGCTTAGTTTTGAACCTCTCTGAAGTGGCGACTACTGAGCATAAGGCGACAACTCAACTTAGGGAATTCTTTGCGTTTCAGGCGGTCTAGATTTAGGTTGTTTATGTTGTTTCCCCTTGTTGTTATGTTGTTTTCCCATATGTTGCTGTATTGTTTGCTCTGGTTATTTGTAGTGTGTGTTCTTGACTAGAGTTATGTTTGTCGCAGCTGCTCCCACGTTTGTGGTCGAGCGTTGTGTAGCGATCCTTGTTGGATGTTTACCTCTCTTCAATAaaagttgggggggggggagggaatcccTATTTCTCAAAAAAAGGAAGATGTTGAGCCTTAATAATGACTATGTTGTATTGTGGTACAAAAATTTTAGTCTCACATCAAACGTCTTTGTTGCTGTCAAAACAACAATCAAAGGTCTTTTTTCGCGTCAACAAAACAATAATCAAAACATATTAGTTACCATCCAGGTGAGTATCTGGGTGGACGCTTGCGCGATAGTCTCTTTCCTCACGTAGATGTGCTATACAGTTGCTACAGGTCGTAACGTCGGTCGGGGCgcggaggccaaggaggccgctcTCACAAACTAGTCAAAAAGGGTGTCTCGCAACATGCAAAAATATTGATGTGACAACATGACAAGCTTCGCTATGGCGTCACTTGCCGCTTCGTATTCCACACGGTCAAGTTGATCAGTCGGTTGAATGAATGTATCGATTATGTTGCTAGTCCAGTCTCCAACCAAAAACTATGTGCATGCGACATGATGAAGTTTAGAGCATACTACTGCTCAAAGAAATACCGAGTGCGGGCCACTCGGTGTAGATCTGTTCTGCTAACGGATGCCGAAACCTTGACTCATCAAGGACATCAAGTCGCATAAAATATCTTCCATGGCAGTGGTTGCTTTTGTCAGGAAGGCCAAATATCCAAATGCGCATACTTGGTTCTTGAGAGAACGTTTGACAGACGTTCCTCAAATGGGTACTGACTAGCGACACTCGATTCGTTCGAGCCCAGACGTCACAAACCATCACTCGGAATTCAATGATACACCATCAGTCGGCCAAGGAGCGATCCTCTTTCGAAGAGATTGATACGGGTCTCACCAAGTTTTCCTGATAACTAGCTCAAAACTCACCTTCCATAGGTATGATCTGCTTAGTCCACCAAGGTCTCTCATCCGACAATAAAATGGCACTTCGAGTTCAACGACCAATCGAAATCATTGCATGCGTGACACCTTCGGTTTTTGCAACGAGATAATGGCTCCAAGCTCTTTGGTAACGCCACACCAAGCGCCATTGAGACGAGATTGGTGCCGAAGGGCGTTATTCAACAAAATAATATCAGAGCAACATCGCCGCGACACAAAAATCTTACTAAACAAATTACGCACACAATGGATGAGCGACGAGAATCCTGGCCCCTCCACCTTACGATGCCTAAGCGATGCCCATAGGCGGAAGATATGGGCAATTGATCTGGTGAAGGCTAGGGCTCTTATAAGGGTTAGCGGTTCTTAGTTGTTCGTGTTGGCAGTGTTAGAGATTGATGTATTCAGTTAACTGTTTTTCATTAAAATGCCAattatttactagaaagtgagtccAGTGTTAAAACAATGTGGTTCAGATGCCCCTTACCCTAAAAAAGTGTGGGAAAGTATCTTCTTCGAAATAGAGCAGTGAACATACTTGCAAAGTGATaaggctaagggcatctccaacgttgaccCGTAAATTTGCTCCCGTGCTTGTCCGCGAACAGGGAGGACCAGTCCGTGAAGACGGATGCAGGAGCCAGCCATCCAATGCTATCTTGTATATATCTGCCAGTAAAAGGCAAATTGAAATTCAAATCTTGTCCGATCCATAGCGCGCGCCGGTGGATCACATGACCGATCACAACCAAAAAGAGGCAAGTGTCGTGGGagcaagtctgacagtaagaatagggggtacgcaggaggaggcaaggccctagctatggTGAGGTTGCGCACGcaaggtttatgagttcaggcccttcttggaggaagtaacagccctacgtctcggtgcccggaggcttggtcgattggattatgcgtgagagttacagggggtgcgaacccttgtgccagaggggaggggtggcttatatagagtgcgccacccatTCACAGGCCTCAGTTACACAGGGCTTAATGTAGATTAAGAcagagacgttactggtaacgcctgctcTAATGACTATTAATGGCCTTTAAGGAtgcagagtgaacgcctgaccgtcgCCATCCAGAGGTGGCTTTAAATCTTCTGTACTGCGAGTGATTCTTCGTAAGGTCGAGTGACTCTATATtagtcgagtggaattgggatatccgagtggtttatctggtcgagtggattgcactccaaggtgaTCTCAGTCGGTATCTTCGGTTgtactttgaatgtctttgactttagggtagtgtccttgggtagggtgtctaggtccactacaagaaatatgtcaacctGTGACCTTTAGTAGTGACCGTGGGTAAATTGGTCGTAATTCTACGACCATTTTGAACCAATTGGTCGTAAGCTTTTTAAGAGGGTCCAAACCCTAAACAATAACGACAATTTTAGTCAAAAAATTCATTATTGActtacacaaaatggtcatgaGCAGACAACAATGGTTGATGGCCTTATTTTTGACTGATTGCGACCAATCTAGATGGTCATGACGTTGTAAACAAATGGCACTTAGAGTTCAACGACCAATCGAAATCATTGCATGTGTGACACCTTCGGTTTTCGAAACGATATAATGACTCCAAGCTCTTTGGCAGCGCCACACCAAGCGCCATTGAGACGAGTTTGGTGCCGAAGGGCTTTATTCAACAAAATAATATTAGAGCAACATCGCCGCGACACAAAAATCTTACTAAACAAATTACGCACACAATGGATGAGTGACGAGAATCCTGGCCCCTCCACCTTACGATGCCTAAGCGATGCCCATAGGCGGAAGATATGGGCAATTGATCTGGTGAAGGCTAGGGTTCTTATAAGGGTTAGCGGTTCTTAGTTGTTCGTGTTGGCAGTGTTAGAGATTGATGTATTCAGTTAACTGTTTTTCATTAAAATGCCAattatttactagaaagtgagtccAGTGTTAAAACAATGTGGTTCAGATGCCCCTTACCCTAAAAAAGTGTGGGAAAGTATCTTCTTCGAAATAGAGCAGTGAACATACTTGCAAAGTGATaaggctaagggcatctccaacgttgaccCGTAAATTTGCTCCCGCGCTTGTCCGCGAACAGGGAGGACCAGTCCGTGAAGACGGATGCAGGAGCCAGCCATCCAATGCTATCTTGTACATATCTGCCAGTAAAAGGCAAATTGAAATTCAAATCTTGTCCGATCCATAGCGCGCGCCGGTGGATCACATGACCGATCACAACCAAAAAGAGGCAAGTGTCGTGGGagcaagtctgacagtaagaatagggggtacgcaggaggaggcaaggccctagctatggTGAGGTTGCGCACGcaaggtttatgagttcaggcccttcttggaggaagtaacagccctacgtctcggtgcccggaggcttggtcgattggattatgcgtgagagttacagggggtgcgaacccttgtgccagaggggaggggtggcttatatagagtgcgccacccatTCACAGGCCTCAGTTACACAGGGCTTAATGTAGATTAAGAcagagacgttactggtaacgcctgctcTAATGACTATTAATGGCCTTTAAGGAtgcagagtgaacgcctgaccgtcgCCATCCAGAGGTGGCTTTAAATCTTCTGTACTGCGAGTGATTCTTCGTAAGGTCGAGTGACTCTATATtagtcgagtggaattgggatatccgagtggtttatctggtcgagtggattgcactccaaggtgaTCTCAGTCGGTATCTTCGGTTgtactttgaatgtctttgactttagggtagtgtccttgggtagggtgtctaggtccactacaagaaatatgtcaacctGTGACCTTTAGTAGTGACCGTGGGTAAATTGGTCGTAATTCTACGACCATTTTGAACCAATTGGTCGTAAGCTTTTTAAGAGGGTCCAAACCCTAAACAATAACGACAATTTTAGTCAAAAAATTCATTATTGActtacacaaaatggtcatgaGCAGACAACAATGGTTGATGGCCTTATTTTTGACTGATTGCGACCAATCTAGATGGTCATGACGTTGTAAACAAATGGCACTTAGAGTTCAACGACCAATCGAAATCATTGCATGTGTGACACCTTCGGTTTTCGAAACGATATAATGACTCCAAGCTCTTTGGCAGCGCCACACCAAGCGCCATTGAGACGAGTTTGGTGCCGAAGGGCTTTATTCAACAAAATAATATCAGAGCAACATCGCCGCGACACAAAAAGCTTACTAAACAAATTACGCACACAATGGATGAGTGACGAGAATCCTGGCCCCTCCACCTTACGATGCCTAAGCGATGCCCATAGGCGGAAGATATGGGCAATTGATCTGGTGAAGGCTAGGGTTCTTATAAGGGTTAGCGGTTCTTAGTTGTTCGTGTTGGCAGTGTTAGAGATTGATGTATTCAGTTAACTGTTTTTCATTAAAATGCCAattatttactagaaagtgagtccAGTGTTAAAACAATGTGGTTCAGATGCCCCTTACCCTAAAAAAGTGTGGGAAAGTATCTTCTTCGAAATAGAGCAGTGAACATACTTGCAAAGTGATaaggctaagggcatctccaacgttgaccCGTAAATTTGCTCCCGCGCTTGTCCGCGAACAGGGAGGACCAGTCCGTGAAGACGGATGCAGGAGCCAGCCATCCAATGCTATCTTGTATATATCTGCCAGTAAAAGGCAAATTGAAATTCAAATCTTGTCCGATCCATAGCGCGCGCCGGTGGATCACATGACCGATCACAACCAAAAAGAGGCAAGTGTCGTGGGagcaagtctgacagtaagaatagggggtacgcaggaggaggcaaggccctagctatggTGAGGTTGCGCACGcaaggtttatgagttcaggcccttcttggaggaagtaacagccctacgtctcggtgcccggaggcttggtcgattggattatgcgtgagagttacagggggtgcgaacccttgtgccagaggggaggggtggcttatatagagtgcgccacccatTCACAGGCCTCAGTTACACAGGGCTTAATGTAGATTAAGAcagagacgttactggtaacgcctgctcTAATGACTATTAATGGCCTTTAAGGAtgcagagtgaacgcctgaccgttgccatccagaGGTGGCTTTAAATCTTCTGTACTGCGAGTGATTCTCCGTAAGGTCGAGTGACTCTATATtagtcgagtggaattgggatatccgagtggtttatctggtcgagtggattgcactccaaggtgaTCTCAGTCGGTATCTTCGGTTgtactttgaatgtctttgactttagggtagtgtccttgggtagggtgtctaggtccactacaagaaatatgtcaacctGTGACCTTTAGTAGTGACCGTGGGTAAATTGGTCGTAATTCTGCGACCATTTTGAACCAATTGGTCGTAAGCTTTTTAAGAGGGTCCAAACCCTAAACAATAATGACAATTTTAGTAAAAAAAAGTCATTATtgccttacacaaaatggtcatgaGCAGACAACAATGGTCGATGGCCTTATTTTTGACTGATTGCGACCAATCTATATGGTCATGACGTTGTAAACATGGATATATTGATATGACTGGACGCCACCTCATCAATTTTGCTTATGTGTCATGTCTGTGTGTGAATTTTCGCCTATGTGTCATATCTATGTGTCAATTTTGGCTTACGTGTGTGGATAGAAGTAAGGTTTCAATGTACCATTGACGGATAGGACCCACACATTGACCTAAGGCCCACCAAACTGACATGCAAGTCCCACACAAACATGACAGGTAGGACACACCACTGACTTTAGAGGAGGGGACCCAAATGGAAGAGTTGATCAAATTATTTAAAACAGCAAAATGGATCAAATGTATTAAAAAAATGAATTGAAGAGCAGATCAAATTAATTAAAATAGCAAAATGGATGAAATTAATTAAAAATGAATAAAAAATGCATATAAGAAGATTTGAACCCACGCCCTCGTCCTTCGTGTAGGAGCCCCACACCAATACACCACACACATCTTAGATGTAGGAAATAAGAGGTGCATCTTAGTGGATGCGTGTCTGCATCCAGGAGCTCCGGCTTGGCTGAAGGGATCGCCATTTGGGTCGGCCCACGTACGGGTTTTCCTACGCTGCTGTTCCTTCGTTGTTTCTTGtggttttttttcgtttttcttctgcGGCTTTCGGTTTTTGACTGTTTTGTTCAATTTTCAGTTGTTTTGTGTCAGTTTCCTTTTTTCTGTCATGGttccttttttctttttagtttttcttttatgTCTCTTTTTGTTCtacttttctatttctattttcttcTCTTTTATTGCATATTATACAAAAGGTTCACTGCATATTTCAAATATGTTTGtcgtattaataaaaatgttcatcatatattctaAAAATACTTCATCTttgcattataaaaatgttcatcatgtgttgcaaaatgttcattgtatattataaaattgttcaacgtattttttacaaaatgttcaatgcttatttgaaaattgttcaacGCATACATTCATAttctttgaaaaatgttcatcttatattaaaaaaagttcatcgtgcATTATTTAAAAATTTCAACATACATTAAAAAATTCGATGGATATTACAAATTTTCAATGTATATTTTTCAAAAATTTTCAAAAGGTTTCGATAGTTATACTATGGCACCTCATATTTAGCATTAGAACTCGCTAGCCTCATTCGGTTAGTAGCCCTCATTCGCGAGAGGGAGGTCATGAGTTTGATGTCTCCCTCGCGCTTAACATTTTCGTTTTATTTTTACTTGTCTGGAGCTCGTTCACCTCCcaatgggctggcccatttgctCTAACTTTAGCAAAGGCTCCACCACTTGCCGCCTGCGGCGACATATAGGAGCTCTTCGAGGACCCAATTTGTGCACTCACGATTCAACTGGGCCACCTAACGcccatttttgtatttttgttttttcTCTATTTCTGTgtttttctctttccttttattttttatttttaccttTTTGCCCGCTTTGTAGTTTTTTGGTTTCCTTTTCTATTTCATGTTTATTTCTTTAAATAGTTCGAGAATTCAATTTTGCATTCGAAATTTTAAATAATGTTCTAATGTTTGATTTTATTTTCAATATTAAAAAATGGTCACATATTGAAGAAATGtttctcttttttaatttttcGAAGAATTTTAGAAAATGCTACTGTTGTAAAAAAATGACCGGTTCAAAAAATAAGATGTCCCATTGAGTTGGGCGATATTTATcccatggaaaaataatcaaggcTCTCATTTCATCCCATCTAAAAGAAGAGAAAAAGACTATTATTCTTTTATAAATATGATCTAGTATTTTTAACTAATATTTGGTCCAATTTCAGCTCATCTAGGTTCGTCCAATTTTAGAACAAATATttggtcatttggcttgaaagccattaatATTCAAATTTAACCCAGTTTCTGTTGAATTGGCAGAAATTTCTCAAATTGACGAGTGATGGATCTATAGCTTTGGACACACGACCATTTAGTCAATTGTACATTAATTATGGTCTAATATTTTTGAGGATTGATGcggtaaaaatttgcaacaaaaatttggtaggttcttcacgaaaaacc
Coding sequences within:
- the LOC123077434 gene encoding serine/threonine-protein kinase Aurora-2 — encoded protein: MAISTDSRGEEKPSQHSQEEKRWVLSDFDVGKALGRGKFGHVYLAREKRSSHIVALKVLFKSQLKQSQVEHQLRREVEIQSHLRHPNILRLYGYFYDQTRVYLILEHAAKGELYKELQRCKHFSERRSATYIASLARALIYLHGKHVIHRDIKPENLLVGLQGELKIADFGWSVHTFNRRRTMCGTLDYLPPEMVEKTEHDYHVDIWSLGILCYEFLYGLPPFEAKEHSETYRRIVKVDLKFPSKPFVSPAAKDLISQMLVKNSAHRLPLHKVLEHPWIVQNADPSGVYRG